A stretch of Garra rufa chromosome 11, GarRuf1.0, whole genome shotgun sequence DNA encodes these proteins:
- the LOC141345685 gene encoding uncharacterized protein has product MNSAHKKSEDGLINKYQSNLEKRIEKGDRSLVCKDEELCKEVEILLRSGGAQKIHNQHGLDSLAVMEKSLYAFPFKTGQMGLEKLSKAFEVLELAALNLYIYPWRREYRLVKMFSGMFTHSIKPALTLRQAKELFGLLGYQASSLKEEEELALNSKLVPADFLLSLACGFFTARMECKLLISALGSVDRSVEWALQLVKERQAGHSVLVALENTKRQSDAASVSDAVLAGGMDAELDLYTEQADASHVMSTTGLPLDSSYMQPEEKPLSKPLQREPSLSNMGSNEDARQGRSFNNPGLMESISGDQSESDAQKQEASKVLCSCIMSNPLYIYHCEQCKHFHSMLCSRYTECQFKGHILALCSEKAEELCSTQNQNRLAKEKSKDSLKTHFCMDGSNSDSFLVCHDCQLIHEHNCNFIKICNLQHNIQLSGKLQPPQGEKANAQKRNKCLSAAHHTQYSQEMGDSETPCAPIPYHDCCLKANQTLPETACLTCEVFHFSGCSDLWMCSQKHNIRNVQKYCDTCYTSECCTLQVCRYCVAVCCTLCCYKNTMLCKCGKSFIRPSSV; this is encoded by the exons ATGAATTCTGCTCATAAAAAGTCAGAGGATGGTCTCATCAATAAGTACCAGTCTAACTTGGAGAAACGAATTGAGAAGGGGGATCGAAGTTTGGTATGCAAGGATGAGGAACTTTGTAAGGAAGTCGAGATCCTTCTTCGCAGTGGCGGTGCTCAGAAGATACACAATCAACATGGATTAGATTCACTGGCCGTGATGGAAAAATCCCTCTACGCGTTTCCCTTTAAAACTGGCCAAATGGGGCTTGAGAAACTTTCCAAGGCCTTTGAAGTGTTGGAGCTCGCTGCGTTGAACCTGTACATCTACCCTTGGAGAAGAGAGTACAGACTTGTGAAG ATGTTTTCAGGTATGTTCACCCATTCGATCAAACCTGCACTGACACTTCGGCAAGCTAAAGAGCTGTTTGGTTTACTTGGATACCAAGCTTCAAGTCTTAAAGAGGAAGAAGAGTTGGCGCTGAATTCTAAACTGGTTCCTGCTGATTTTTTACTCAGCCTTGCATGTGGCTTCTTCACTGCTCGGATGGAGTGCAAGCTGCTCATTTCAGCCTTGGGATCTGTGGACAGAAGTGTGGAGTGGGCTCTACAGCTAGTTAAGGAGAGGCAGGCGGGCCACAGTGTTCTGGTGGCATTAGAGAACACCAAGAGACAGTCAGATGCTGCTAGTGTTTCAGATGCAGTCTTGGCAGGTGGCATGGATGCTGAGCTGGATTTGTACACAGAGCAGGCAGATGCCTCTCATGTGATGTCCACTACTGGGCTGCCGCTTGATTCTTCCTATATGCAACCAGAAGAGAAGCCTTTAAGCAAGCCTTTACAGAGAGAGccctcactgtcaaacatgggGAGTAATGAGGATGCAAGGCAAGGAAGGTCATTCAACAATCCAGGTCTAATGGAAAGCATATCTGGTGATCAATCTGAGAGTGATGCCCAGAAACAAGAAGCATCAAAAGTGCTGTGCAGCTGTATCATGTCAAATCCTTTATATATATACCACTGTGAGCAGTGCAAACACTTTCACAGTATGTTGTGTTCCCGGTATACAGAGTGTCAATTTAAAGGACATATTTTAGCACTATGCTCAGAGAAAGCTGAAGAGCTTTGTTCAACACAAAACCAGAACAGACTAGCCAAGGAAAAATCAAAAGATTCCCTGAAGACCCATTTTTGTATGGATGGCTCTAATTCTGATTCATTTTTGGTGTGCCATGACTGCCAGTTGATCCATGAACAcaactgtaattttattaaaatatgcaATTTACAACACAACATTCAGCTATCGGGAAAATTACAACCCCCTCAAGGAGAAAAAGCGAATGCTCAAAAAAGGAACAAATGCCTTTCTGCTGCACATCATACGCAGTACTCCCAGGAAATGGGTGATTCCGAAACACCTTGTGCACCAATACCGTATCACGATTGCTGCTTGAAGGCGAATCAAACTTTGCCTGAAACTGCATGCCTCACTTGTGAAGTCTTTCATTTCTCTGGGTGTTCTGACCTTTGGATGTGCTCTCAAAAACATAACATACGAAATGTTCAAAAATACTGTGATACCTGCTACACTTCTGAATGTTGCACCTTGCAGGTATGCAGGTATTGTGTTGCTGTGTGTTGCACACTGTGTTGCTATAAAAATACCATGTTATGTAAGTGTGGAAAGTCTTTCATCAGACCTTCCTCTGTTTAA
- the LOC141346127 gene encoding uncharacterized protein, with protein MSNGDRVVLALGGAGTVGSGIVKALLDKGFKVAVISRDSSKLEKLKGFVSPNTKNNLTTLVGNVGSEEGVEEVKQALLKSVGKITDVVTSLGFSWWQGGPPHTQPVKELQWVIENLLFSTFVSWKAFFPLVRDDPNCTYTFITGGAGEKVLMPGTGFLTVGAASSLAFCQVLREEYPEVPCKLNQVKINTGVAAPERMAPGYLNHLDLGEAVATLIERRNTSHTVFPVSSPADLKTVILEGHL; from the exons ATGTCAAACGGGGACAGGGTGGTTTTAGCGCTCGGAGGAGCAGGAACTGTCGGCTCCGGGATAGTGAAAGCTCTCCTGGACAAAG GTTTCAAGGTTGCTGTGATCTCCAGAGACAGCAGCAAGTTGGAGAAACTCAAGGGTTTTGTTTCACCAAACACAAAAAATAACCTGACCACTTTAGTGGGGAATGTTG GTTCAGAAGAAGGAGTAGAGGAGGTGAAACAGGCCTTGCTTAAGTCTGTGGGAAAGATTACAGATGTGGTGACCTCTCTGGGATTCAGCTGGTGGCAGGGAGGTCCACCTCACACCCAACCCGTTAAAGAACTGCAATGG GTTATTGAGAATCTGcttttcagcacttttgtgtcTTGGAAAGCGTTCTTTCCCCTGGTGAGAGATGATCCTAACTGCACCTACACGTTTATCACAG GAGGTGCTGGAGAGAAAGTGCTCATGCCAGGCACAGGGTTCCTGACTGTAGGAGCAGCCAGTTCTCTGGCTTTCTGTCAGGTTCTGCGTGAGGAGTACCCAGAAGTGCCATGCAAACTCAACCAG GTGAAAATCAATACGGGTGTGGCGGCCCCAGAACGAATGGCCCCCGGGTACCTGAATCACTTGGATTTAGGGGAGGCCGTGGCTACGCTGATAGAGCGCCGCAACACGTCCCACACCGTCTTCCCCGTGAGCTCTCCTGCCGATCTAAAAACTGTTATCCTGGAGGGCCATCTGTAA